A genome region from Arachis duranensis cultivar V14167 chromosome 6, aradu.V14167.gnm2.J7QH, whole genome shotgun sequence includes the following:
- the LOC107495025 gene encoding uncharacterized protein LOC107495025: MVKHSTQLKELKTRTQQPQFKELEIEVEHQISAIRVVRDVEIERLLMELRLVRSCFSEEQLRKPMLQVFEETLPNLSIVKDEENGKFDVKWKERGSRMSTTCGGVGRDLHASLFQRLSIAFPSECPASVPQFGGFEYSSNTGRTGYLGDENLHFKDFVFEEPCEAQTLASQEGLQTPNVSSQRLSVGMTPKTLRLPKPGEMLLSVHGSPLGVYKENNMEAIYESEEG; this comes from the exons ATGGTCAAACACTCAACTCAATTGAAGGAACTTAAAACCCGAACGCAGCAACCTCAATTCAAGGAGCTTGAAATCGAAG TGGAGCATCAAATCAGTGCAATTAGGGTGGTTCGTGATGTTGAGATCGAGCGATTGTTGATGGAACTTCGTTTGGTTCGGTCGTGTTTCAGTGAGGAACAGCTCCGGAAGCCAATGCTGCAGGTCTTTGAAGAAACCTTACCGAATCTCTCAATTGTGAAAGATGAAGAGAATGGGAAATTCGATGTGAAGTGGAAAGAGAGAGGGAGCAGAATGTCCACGACCTGTGGTGGTGTAGGAAGAGATTTGCACGCTTCTCTGTTCCAGAGGCTTTCAATTGCTTTTCCTTCGGAATGTCCTGCTTCGGTTCCTCAGTTTGGTGGTTTTGAATACTCTAGCAATACTG GGAGAACAGGATATCTTGGTGATGAAAATCTTCATTTTAAGGACTTT GTTTTTGAGGAGCCATGTGAAGCTCAGACTCTCGCAAGTCAAGAAGGTCTTCAGACTCCCAAT GTAAGTAGTCAGCGCTTGTCTGTTGGGATGACACCCAAAACCCTTAGGCTGCCAAAACCTGGCGAGATGCTTCTCTCTGTCCATGGATCACCTCTTGGTGTTTACAAGGAAAATAACATGGAAGCTATATATG AGTCAGAAGAAGGTTAA
- the LOC107495065 gene encoding uncharacterized protein LOC107495065 isoform X1, whose translation MLTVIKLIWVSYLLFLVGSQDSNSIAQGQFLSIQTKPDPDDSAASARWLLSLNSWGVLNTISTDLDGAPFGNVVSFSDGPPNEGSGIPYFYLTTLDPTARNALKDERASFTVSEYPLGTCGNLDPENPACSKITLTGKLKLVDDSKEAEFARISLFSKHSEMKGWPEGHNFQVFKLEIEDIFLIDWYGGPKPLSVDEYLHPKTSSLGFIV comes from the exons ATGTTGACGGTGATCAAGCTCATCTGGGTTTCATATCTGCTTTTCTTGGTCGGTTCTCAGGATTCTAATTCCATTGCACAAGGCCAATTCCTCTCCATCCAAACGAAACCTGACCCGGACGACTCTGCTGCCTCCGCTCGCTGGTTACTTTCTCTCAATTCCTGGGGTGTCTTGAA TACTATCTCAACTGATCTGGATGGAGCGCCCTTTGG GAATGTGGTATCATTTAGCGATGGACCTCCAAATGAAGGCAGTGGGATCCCATACTTTTACTTGACAACTCTTGATCCAACAGCAAGAAATGCATTAAAAGATGAAAGAGCCTCGTTCACAGTTAGTGAATACCCTCTCGGGACCTGCGGTAACCTTGACCCAGAGAACCCTGCGTGTTCAAAAATTACTCTAACTGGAAAG CTTAAATTGGTTGATGATTCCAAGGAAGCCGAATTTGCAAGAATTTCCTTGTTTTCCAAGCACTCAGAGATGAAGG GTTGGCCTGAGGGTCACAACTTTCAAGTCTTCAAATTAGAAATAGAAGACATATTTCTAATCGATTGGTATGGCGGTCCGAAACCTCTCAGTGTGGACGAGTACCTGCATCCCAAAAC GAGCAGTCTTGGCTTCATTGTGTGA
- the LOC107495024 gene encoding UPF0051 protein ABCI8, chloroplastic, translating into MASLLANGVSTLSPQPTCDSKLSKSLLPHPTTKLEFPKPRPHNKPSRLFKVRADVSYDNINPSTTLPTTSDEKIREILRNRDYDKKFGFTVDIDSFSIPKGLNKDTIRLISTLKEEPDWMLEFRLNAYENFLKMKEPNWSDNVYPPINFQEICYYSAPKKKPTLGSLDEADPELLRYFDKLGVPLNEQNRLANVAVDAVLDSVSIATTHRKTLEKAGVIFCSISEAIREYPDLVRKYLGRVVPNEDNYYAALNSAVFSDGSFCYIPKDTKCPMQISTYFRINAMETGQFERTLIVADDRSFVEYLEGCTAPSYDTNQLHAAVVELYCCEGAEIKYSTVQNWYAGDEEGRGGIYNFVTKRGLCAGARSKISWTQVETGSAITWKYPSVVLEGDDSVGEFYSVALTNNHQQADTGTKMIHKGKNTRSRIISKGISVGHSRNCYRGLVQVQSKAENARNSSQCDSMLIGDTAAANTYPYIQVKNPTARIEHEASTSKIGEDQLFYFQQRGIDYEKAMAAMISGFCRDVFNELPDEFGSEVNQLMSLKLEGSVG; encoded by the exons ATGGCGTCGCTTCTGGCCAACGGCGTCTCCACCTTATCCCCTCAACCCACCTGCGATTCTAAGCTCTCAAAATCCCTTCTTCCTCACCCAACAACAAAGCTCGAGTTCCCAAAGCCCCGACCCCACAACAAACCCTCGCGGCTCTTCAAGGTTCGCGCCGATGTCAGTTACGACAACATCAATCCTTCCACCACTCTCCCAACAACCTCCGACGAGAAAATCCGTGAAATTCTCCGAAACCGCGACTACGATAAGAAGTTCGGTTTCACCGTTGACATTGACTCTTTCTCCATCCCCAAAGGCCTCAACAAGGACACGATCCGATTAATCTCCACCTTAAAAGAGGAACCAGATTGGATGCTCGAGTTCCGCCTCAACGCGTATGAAAATTTCCTGAAAATGAAAGAGCCTAATTGGTCCGACAACGTTTACCCTCCAATCAACTTCCAAGAAATTTGTTACTATTCCGCGCCAAAGAAGAAACCAACTCTCGGCAGCCTCGACGAGGCGGACCCCGAGCTTCTCCGGTACTTCGACAAGCTCGGGGTTCCGCTCAACGAGCAGAACCGCCTTGCGAACGTGGCGGTCGACGCAGTTCTTGACAGCGTGTCGATCGCCACGACTCACAGGAAGACTCTGGAGAAGGCTGGAGTCATATTCTGTTCCATTTCAGAGGCTATTAGGGAGTACCCTGATTTAGTTAGGAAATATTTAGGGAGGGTAGTGCCAAACGAGGATAACTATTATGCTGCTTTGAATTCTGCTGTTTTTAGTGATGGATCTTTTTGTTATATTCCGAAAGATACTAAGTGTCCTATGCAGATTTCAACTTATTTTCGGATCAATGCTATGGAGACAGGGCAGTTTGAGAGGACTCTGATTGTTGCTGATGATAGAAGCTTTGTGGAGTATTTGGAGGGGTGTACTGCGCCTTCTTATGATACTAACCAGCTTCATGCTGCTGTGGTGGAGTTGTATTGCTGCGAAGGCGCCGAGATTAAGTACTCCACGGTGCAGAATTGGTATGCAGGGGATGAGGAAGGAAGAGGTGGGATATACAATTTCGTGACGAAGAGAGGGCTGTGCGCCGGCGCAAGGTCGAAGATATCGTGGACGCAGGTTGAGACGGGGTCTGCCATTACTTGGAAGTATCCAAGTGTTGTTTTGGAAGGGGATGATAGTGTTGGAGAGTTTTATTCTGTTGCTTTGACCAATAATCACCAGCAGGCGGATACCGGGACAAAGATGATACACAAGGGGAAGAATACGAGGAGTAGGATTATTTCTAAGGGGATATCCGTTGGGCATTCAAGGAACTGTTACAGAGGGCTTGTTCAGGTTCAATCTAAGGCGGAGAATGCTCGAAACTCGTCGCAGTGTGACTCGATGCTTATTGGCGATACTGCAGCGGCCAATACTTATCCTTACATCCAG GTTAAAAACCCTACTGCAAGAATTGAACATGAGGCTAGCACGTCCAAAATTGGAGAAGATCAATTATTTTACTTTCAGCAAAGGGGGATAGACTACGAAAAGGCCATGGCTGCTATGATCTCTGGATTTTGCCGTGATGTCTTCAATGAGCTTCCAGATGAATTCGGTTCTGAGGTGAACCAACTCATGAGCTTGAAGCTTGAGGGTTCAGTAGGTTAA
- the LOC107495079 gene encoding dolichol-phosphate mannose synthase subunit 3, producing the protein MKHIVKIFSLVVAITALWIGLLQSSVIPRSHTWLLPVYFVVSLGCYGLLMVGVGLMNFPTCPQEALLLQEDIVEAKEYLKQRGVDVSSS; encoded by the exons ATGAAGCACATTGTGAAGATTTTCTCATTGGTGGTGGCCATCACTGCATTATGGATTGGCCTCTTACAATCATCTGTAATTCCACGTAGTCATACTTGGCTG CTACCAGTCTATTTTGTTGTGTCTTTAGGATGTTATGGTCTGTTAATGGTTGGAGTTGGTCTGATGAATTTCCCAACCTGTCCTCAAGAAGCTCTGCTGTTGCAAGAG GACATTGTGGAGGCTAAGGAATATCTGAAGCAAAGAGGAGTTGATGTTAGCTCTAGCTGA
- the LOC107495065 gene encoding uncharacterized protein LOC107495065 isoform X2, producing MLTVIKLIWVSYLLFLVGSQDSNSIAQGQFLSIQTKPDPDDSAASARWLLSLNSWGVLNTISTDLDGAPFGNVVSFSDGPPNEGSGIPYFYLTTLDPTARNALKDERASFTVSEYPLGTCGNLDPENPACSKITLTGKLKLVDDSKEAEFARISLFSKHSEMKGWPEGHNFQVFKLEIEDIFLIDWYGGPKPLSVDEYLHPKT from the exons ATGTTGACGGTGATCAAGCTCATCTGGGTTTCATATCTGCTTTTCTTGGTCGGTTCTCAGGATTCTAATTCCATTGCACAAGGCCAATTCCTCTCCATCCAAACGAAACCTGACCCGGACGACTCTGCTGCCTCCGCTCGCTGGTTACTTTCTCTCAATTCCTGGGGTGTCTTGAA TACTATCTCAACTGATCTGGATGGAGCGCCCTTTGG GAATGTGGTATCATTTAGCGATGGACCTCCAAATGAAGGCAGTGGGATCCCATACTTTTACTTGACAACTCTTGATCCAACAGCAAGAAATGCATTAAAAGATGAAAGAGCCTCGTTCACAGTTAGTGAATACCCTCTCGGGACCTGCGGTAACCTTGACCCAGAGAACCCTGCGTGTTCAAAAATTACTCTAACTGGAAAG CTTAAATTGGTTGATGATTCCAAGGAAGCCGAATTTGCAAGAATTTCCTTGTTTTCCAAGCACTCAGAGATGAAGG GTTGGCCTGAGGGTCACAACTTTCAAGTCTTCAAATTAGAAATAGAAGACATATTTCTAATCGATTGGTATGGCGGTCCGAAACCTCTCAGTGTGGACGAGTACCTGCATCCCAAAACGTAG